A single window of Synechococcus sp. CBW1004 DNA harbors:
- a CDS encoding LdpA C-terminal domain-containing domain yields the protein MSLGSTAMDPERALAQGCWVKWIAGASNQDLASIEDLAGIHTLAGVHCLDVAADAAVVAAARRGIAWAREQASRCVAADRGAPAMPWLMVSLSDGADPHFRKASFDPLRCPPDCPRPCARVCPALAIPAVPEEGGVLADRCYGCGRCLPACPLGLIEERQHVLEPVAVAPLLAELRPDAIELHTQVGRQDAFAERLAQVRAAGVPLRRLAISCGLEPATGSALPPRPVSVGQLARELWQRHGLVRAAGLRPLWQLDGRPMRGDVGAGTAHAAVRLWQQLAPLAPPGPLQLAGGTNAHTHALARQMAGEVRAPLAGIAFGGVSRSLLQPWLLRAQERGQRLLDADDLWPEALRLVRRLVDPWLAAPDPRVERSR from the coding sequence ATGAGCCTGGGCTCCACCGCCATGGATCCCGAGCGGGCCCTGGCCCAGGGGTGCTGGGTCAAGTGGATCGCCGGTGCCAGCAACCAGGATCTGGCCTCGATCGAAGATCTGGCCGGCATCCATACCCTGGCCGGCGTGCATTGCCTGGATGTGGCCGCCGACGCGGCGGTGGTGGCGGCCGCCCGGCGCGGCATCGCCTGGGCCCGGGAGCAGGCGTCCCGGTGCGTGGCTGCCGACCGGGGCGCGCCTGCGATGCCATGGCTGATGGTCAGTCTCAGCGATGGGGCGGATCCCCACTTCCGCAAGGCCAGCTTCGATCCGCTGCGCTGCCCGCCGGACTGTCCCAGGCCCTGCGCCCGCGTCTGCCCCGCCCTGGCGATTCCTGCCGTACCTGAGGAGGGCGGGGTCCTCGCTGACCGCTGCTATGGCTGCGGACGCTGCCTGCCGGCCTGTCCCCTGGGGTTGATCGAGGAGCGTCAGCATGTCCTCGAGCCGGTGGCCGTGGCCCCCCTGCTGGCGGAGCTCCGGCCCGATGCGATCGAGCTGCACACGCAGGTGGGCCGGCAGGACGCCTTCGCCGAGCGGCTGGCTCAGGTGCGCGCAGCCGGTGTCCCGCTGCGCCGTCTGGCCATCAGCTGTGGTCTGGAGCCGGCGACGGGATCGGCGTTGCCCCCGCGGCCCGTGTCGGTCGGGCAGCTGGCCCGGGAGCTGTGGCAGCGCCACGGCCTGGTGCGGGCCGCCGGTCTGCGGCCGCTGTGGCAGCTGGATGGACGGCCGATGCGCGGGGATGTCGGGGCAGGCACCGCCCACGCTGCAGTGCGCCTCTGGCAGCAGCTGGCCCCCCTGGCCCCGCCGGGGCCCCTCCAGCTCGCCGGAGGGACCAACGCCCATACCCATGCGTTGGCGCGGCAGATGGCTGGCGAGGTGCGCGCACCGCTGGCGGGCATCGCCTTCGGTGGTGTCAGCCGCAGCCTGCTCCAGCCCTGGCTGCTGCGCGCCCAGGAGCGCGGCCAGCGTCTGCTCGACGCCGACGATCTCTGGCCCGAAGCGCTGCGGCTGGTGCGCCGGCTGGTGGACCCCTGGCTGGCGGCCCCGGACCCCCGCGTGGAGCGGTCTCGCTAG
- a CDS encoding AAA family ATPase: MLPAPVQDALAEVQAREQLLEVVLDLGRVPEARYPGRAVALGEAAVERADLASVLDRLGPFGGDNRAGIERTLHRISAIRNRTGEVVGLTCRVGRAVFGTVGMVRDLLDSGQSLLLMGRPGVGKTTALREIARVLADDLLRRVIVIDTSNEIAGDGDIPHPAIGRARRMQVARPELQHQVMIEAVENHMPEVIVIDEIGTELEAQAARTIAERGVMLVATAHGNALENLIRNPTLSDLVGGIQSVTLGDEEARRRRTQKTVLERAAEPTFPMAVEMHSRHRWLVHRDVAGTVDLLLRGHSARPEIRELGADGQVLRRQEAAPLRPPSPAAERSVTPIAGSGLRPVKPLAPVPMPDPLASPQGADTDLGPGGTVSMAQEAVASPTGSTEPLRLYGVGLPAQLLETAARGRGLPVEVVADPERAEALLSLRGELGRDPALRRRAQLLGLPILVIKSDSLHQLQRAMERLLDRRGGVDAADGPERSREDPDPLRRLDDAHAALEECRRAVEQVVLPLGQPVELLPRNERVRQMQAELISRYRLRSAVFGRGPQQRLRVFPA; encoded by the coding sequence GTGCTGCCCGCGCCCGTGCAGGACGCCCTGGCGGAGGTCCAGGCCCGGGAGCAGCTGCTGGAGGTGGTTCTGGACCTGGGACGGGTGCCTGAGGCCCGCTATCCGGGGCGCGCCGTGGCCCTCGGGGAGGCGGCGGTGGAGCGGGCTGATCTGGCTTCGGTGCTCGATCGGCTCGGCCCCTTCGGAGGCGATAACCGCGCCGGCATCGAGCGCACCCTGCATCGCATCAGTGCCATCCGCAACCGCACCGGCGAGGTGGTCGGCCTCACCTGTCGCGTCGGCCGCGCTGTATTCGGCACCGTTGGGATGGTGCGCGATCTGCTCGATTCGGGCCAGTCGCTGCTGCTGATGGGGCGCCCCGGCGTGGGCAAGACCACGGCCCTGCGTGAGATCGCCCGCGTGCTCGCCGATGACCTGCTGCGGCGGGTGATCGTGATCGACACCAGCAACGAGATCGCCGGCGACGGCGACATTCCCCATCCCGCCATCGGCCGGGCCCGGCGCATGCAGGTGGCGCGGCCGGAACTGCAGCATCAGGTGATGATCGAGGCGGTGGAGAACCACATGCCGGAGGTCATCGTCATCGATGAGATCGGCACCGAGCTGGAGGCGCAGGCGGCGCGCACGATCGCCGAACGCGGCGTGATGCTCGTGGCCACCGCCCACGGCAATGCCCTCGAGAACCTGATCCGCAACCCCACCCTCAGTGATCTGGTGGGCGGCATCCAGTCCGTGACCCTCGGCGATGAGGAAGCGCGCCGCCGCCGCACACAGAAGACGGTGCTGGAGCGGGCGGCCGAGCCCACCTTCCCGATGGCGGTGGAGATGCACAGCCGCCACCGCTGGCTGGTGCATCGCGACGTGGCCGGCACGGTGGACCTGCTGTTGCGAGGCCACAGCGCCCGGCCTGAGATCCGTGAGCTCGGCGCCGATGGCCAGGTGCTGCGGCGTCAGGAGGCTGCACCGCTGCGACCGCCGTCGCCGGCTGCGGAGCGCTCCGTGACGCCGATCGCAGGCTCCGGGCTGCGGCCCGTCAAACCGTTGGCGCCGGTGCCGATGCCGGACCCTCTGGCATCGCCCCAGGGGGCTGACACTGACCTGGGCCCGGGAGGGACCGTCTCAATGGCACAGGAGGCTGTCGCCAGCCCGACCGGCTCCACGGAGCCGCTGCGGCTCTACGGCGTCGGGCTGCCGGCCCAGCTGCTGGAGACCGCCGCCCGTGGTCGGGGGCTGCCGGTGGAGGTGGTGGCGGATCCGGAGCGGGCGGAAGCTCTGCTGAGCCTGCGTGGCGAGCTGGGGCGCGATCCGGCCCTGCGCCGCCGCGCCCAGCTGCTGGGGCTGCCGATCCTGGTGATCAAGTCGGACAGCCTGCACCAGTTGCAGCGTGCGATGGAACGGCTGCTGGACCGCCGTGGCGGCGTCGATGCCGCCGACGGCCCGGAGCGTTCCCGCGAGGACCCCGACCCGCTCCGGCGGCTCGACGATGCCCACGCCGCACTGGAGGAATGCCGACGGGCCGTCGAGCAGGTGGTCCTGCCGCTTGGGCAGCCGGTGGAGCTGCTCCCCCGCAACGAGCGAGTGCGGCAGATGCAGGCCGAGCTGATCTCCCGCTACCGGCTGCGGAGCGCTGTGTTCGGCCGAGGACCGCAGCAACGCCTGCGGGTCTTCCCGGCCTGA
- a CDS encoding HAD family hydrolase, producing the protein MTPESTPGPLLVFDFDGVLVDGMPEYWWAARAAAQRLDPSLELPAQAPAGFARLRPSIHKGWEMVLVAAELARGAAAGTPDSLIEAGDYAAALGPALARRGWTPDRLQAVLEEARAEALQRDREGWLSRHRFYPGVVERLGRLAAEGADWGVLTTKGGAFAAEILAAAGLRPSCLYGHEQGSKPEVLLQLRQLRRPLWFIEDRRPTLQAVRATAGLEAVRCFLVSWGYLAPDDALGLGEVGIGWLTPERFAAPLAQWP; encoded by the coding sequence ATGACCCCTGAGTCCACGCCGGGGCCATTGCTGGTCTTTGACTTCGACGGTGTGCTGGTGGACGGCATGCCGGAGTACTGGTGGGCTGCCCGTGCCGCTGCCCAGCGCCTCGATCCGTCCCTGGAGCTTCCCGCGCAGGCTCCCGCCGGTTTCGCCCGGCTGCGGCCCTCCATCCACAAGGGTTGGGAGATGGTGCTGGTGGCGGCGGAGCTGGCCCGCGGCGCCGCGGCCGGAACTCCGGACTCGCTGATCGAGGCCGGCGACTACGCGGCGGCCCTGGGGCCCGCGCTGGCGCGCCGGGGCTGGACCCCTGATCGCCTGCAGGCAGTGCTGGAGGAGGCGCGTGCCGAGGCCCTGCAACGCGACCGGGAGGGCTGGCTCAGTCGCCATCGCTTCTACCCGGGCGTGGTGGAACGCCTGGGCCGTCTGGCCGCCGAGGGGGCTGACTGGGGGGTGCTGACCACCAAGGGCGGAGCGTTCGCCGCCGAGATTCTCGCCGCGGCCGGGCTGCGGCCCTCCTGCCTCTATGGCCACGAGCAGGGCAGCAAGCCGGAGGTGCTGCTGCAGTTGCGCCAGCTCCGGCGGCCCCTGTGGTTCATCGAGGATCGCCGCCCCACTCTGCAGGCGGTGCGTGCCACGGCGGGACTGGAGGCGGTGCGCTGCTTCCTCGTCTCCTGGGGCTATCTGGCTCCGGACGATGCCCTTGGCCTGGGCGAGGTCGGCATCGGCTGGCTGACGCCGGAGCGTTTCGCGGCCCCCCTGGCGCAGTGGCCCTGA
- the recA gene encoding recombinase RecA: MPADPKATDSRSSSSSAAAAARATAVDARAAAERDKALGLVLNQIERNFGKGSIVRLGDASRMRVETINTGALTLDLALGGGYPKGRVVEVYGPESSGKTTLTLHAIAEVQKRGGVAAFVDAEHALDPVYAAALGVDIENLLVSQPDTGEMALEIVDQLVRSGAVDIVVVDSVAALTPRAEIEGEMGDLAVGSQARLMSQAMRKITGNIGKSGCTVIFLNQLRQKIGVTYGNPETTTGGNALKFYASVRLDIRRIQTLKRGTEEYGIRAKVKVAKNKVAPPFRIAEFDILFGRGISTLGCLLDLAEETGVVTRKGAWYSYEGDNIGQGRDNTIGWLEQNPSEKETIEQLTRRKLMEGSEVTANSMKPLAAAARVAATASGNGAEEAAKSDLEELASAG, from the coding sequence ATGCCCGCTGATCCCAAGGCCACCGACTCCCGGAGTTCCTCCTCCTCCGCGGCCGCCGCCGCCCGGGCCACGGCTGTTGACGCCCGGGCCGCCGCCGAGCGGGACAAGGCGCTGGGCCTGGTGCTCAACCAGATCGAGCGCAACTTCGGCAAGGGCTCGATCGTCCGCCTCGGCGACGCCTCCCGCATGCGGGTGGAGACGATCAACACCGGTGCCCTCACCCTCGATCTCGCCCTCGGCGGCGGCTATCCCAAAGGCCGGGTGGTGGAGGTCTACGGCCCGGAGAGCTCCGGCAAGACCACCCTCACCCTGCATGCCATCGCCGAGGTGCAGAAGCGCGGCGGTGTGGCGGCCTTCGTCGATGCTGAGCATGCCCTCGACCCGGTGTATGCCGCCGCCCTCGGGGTCGACATCGAGAACCTGCTGGTCTCCCAGCCCGACACCGGTGAGATGGCCCTCGAGATCGTCGACCAGCTGGTGCGCTCCGGTGCGGTCGACATCGTCGTGGTCGACTCGGTGGCGGCACTGACACCCCGTGCCGAGATCGAAGGTGAGATGGGTGATCTGGCTGTGGGCAGCCAGGCCCGCCTGATGAGCCAGGCGATGCGCAAGATCACCGGCAACATCGGCAAGTCGGGCTGCACGGTGATCTTCCTCAACCAGCTGCGTCAGAAGATCGGCGTCACCTACGGCAATCCGGAGACCACCACCGGCGGTAATGCGCTCAAGTTCTATGCCTCGGTGCGTCTCGACATCCGTCGCATCCAGACCCTCAAGCGAGGCACCGAGGAGTACGGCATCCGCGCCAAGGTGAAGGTGGCCAAGAACAAGGTGGCGCCGCCGTTCCGCATCGCCGAGTTCGACATTCTCTTCGGCCGCGGCATCAGCACCCTCGGCTGCCTGCTCGACCTGGCGGAGGAGACCGGTGTGGTCACCCGCAAGGGCGCCTGGTACAGCTACGAGGGCGACAACATCGGCCAGGGGCGCGACAACACGATCGGCTGGCTTGAGCAGAACCCCTCCGAGAAGGAGACGATCGAGCAGCTCACCCGCCGCAAGCTGATGGAGGGTTCCGAGGTCACCGCCAATTCGATGAAGCCCCTGGCGGCTGCGGCTCGGGTGGCCGCCACCGCCTCAGGCAATGGTGCCGAAGAAGCGGCCAAGTCCGATCTCGAGGAGCTGGCCAGCGCCGGCTGA
- a CDS encoding DUF1815 family protein encodes MFPRLAEQYRALARDLVMSLQALAKGLKERGHVATCYVCGDEQIHQGASFVADLGERHTVRFLVSDSGISWVECRDGCELVRFEGAEAINELQRLVVMLQDLNSGDSVPRTADAAVAEPLSPPIPLAGTRHRSIRASRSSVA; translated from the coding sequence ATGTTTCCCCGTCTGGCCGAGCAGTACCGAGCCCTGGCGCGGGATCTGGTGATGAGCCTGCAGGCCCTGGCCAAGGGCCTCAAGGAGCGCGGGCATGTCGCCACCTGCTACGTGTGCGGCGACGAACAGATCCACCAGGGCGCCTCCTTCGTCGCCGACCTGGGCGAGCGCCACACCGTCCGCTTCCTGGTCTCCGACTCCGGCATCAGCTGGGTGGAGTGCCGCGACGGCTGTGAACTCGTGCGCTTTGAGGGAGCCGAAGCGATCAACGAGCTCCAGCGCCTGGTGGTCATGCTCCAGGACCTCAACAGTGGCGACAGCGTTCCCAGAACGGCTGACGCTGCCGTGGCTGAGCCTCTCAGCCCGCCAATCCCCCTGGCAGGCACCCGCCACCGTTCCATCCGAGCGTCTCGCTCCAGCGTGGCCTGA
- a CDS encoding DUF2839 domain-containing protein has product MGEAKRRAAQGLPPRQKKPEPSVDTSPRLVTWLPLTRNQADRFVAITTRGAWIGIAALVLFWVTVRFIGPAAGWWTLADG; this is encoded by the coding sequence ATGGGGGAAGCCAAGCGCCGCGCAGCCCAGGGACTGCCGCCGCGCCAGAAGAAACCGGAGCCCAGCGTCGACACCTCCCCACGCCTGGTGACCTGGCTGCCGCTCACGCGCAACCAGGCGGATCGCTTCGTGGCGATCACCACCCGCGGCGCCTGGATCGGCATCGCAGCCCTGGTGCTCTTCTGGGTGACGGTGCGCTTCATCGGCCCGGCTGCCGGCTGGTGGACCCTGGCCGACGGCTGA
- a CDS encoding helicase → MLEARAHQQLKALLRGEGAERWPHHLTLSRLVARSLRRADHTLVRLSPGTDPSWWIGLLVPLALSDDPVALVVSDAQRQRLLQRDCPRLAAAGLELACWQGRQAPVEARIWLLSHSELLLAWRDGLLGKRQLVIPEAERLAGQLRQAMGVTLEPKDWETLRQALPSASGSLLDLHRRLSARILCHPRQPDLAVPISAEEEAPLRQLLQLLSPLPEPWPQWLATPSQRWTSWAQVDPTLLQWRLYRQPLDPLAELSGLLRGRGAVLVGELGGAGSEASELPADLGFAPQVSVALGDPPLSDPLPLYAPLRQPLPNSPLYGQHLLDQCRRLVLGQAQLTVVLLDDATLRRRLASGLAAEFGRRVDEESTAPEENGVICCRWSWWLEHQERLPHPGQVVVALLPIASLEDPLTAARVAALRQEGRDWFRELLLPEALNRLQRGLAGLRRQGGRLAVLDGRLRGRSWGRLVGAALEPWVELPRLLPG, encoded by the coding sequence ATGCTGGAAGCCAGAGCCCATCAGCAGCTCAAGGCGCTCCTGCGGGGCGAGGGGGCGGAGCGCTGGCCGCATCACCTCACGCTCAGCCGCCTGGTGGCGCGCAGCCTCAGGCGGGCCGACCACACCCTGGTTCGGCTCAGCCCCGGCACCGACCCGAGCTGGTGGATCGGCCTGCTGGTGCCCCTGGCCCTCAGCGACGACCCTGTCGCCCTGGTGGTGAGCGATGCCCAGCGGCAACGGTTGCTGCAGCGGGACTGTCCTCGGCTGGCGGCTGCAGGGCTGGAACTGGCCTGCTGGCAGGGGCGCCAGGCCCCTGTGGAGGCCCGGATCTGGCTGCTCAGCCACAGCGAACTGCTGTTGGCGTGGCGCGATGGGCTCCTGGGCAAGCGGCAGCTGGTGATCCCGGAGGCCGAACGACTGGCCGGTCAGCTGCGTCAGGCCATGGGCGTGACGTTGGAACCGAAGGACTGGGAGACCCTGCGCCAGGCCCTCCCCAGCGCCAGCGGCAGCCTGCTGGATCTGCACCGGCGCCTGAGTGCGCGCATCCTCTGCCATCCACGCCAGCCCGATCTGGCCGTCCCGATCTCAGCCGAGGAGGAGGCGCCGCTGCGCCAGCTGTTGCAGCTGCTGAGTCCGCTTCCGGAGCCCTGGCCCCAGTGGCTGGCGACCCCCTCGCAGCGCTGGACCAGCTGGGCGCAGGTTGACCCGACGCTGCTGCAATGGCGCCTGTATCGCCAACCGCTCGATCCCCTGGCCGAGCTCAGCGGCCTGCTGCGGGGCCGCGGCGCCGTGCTGGTGGGAGAGCTGGGCGGCGCGGGTAGCGAGGCCTCGGAGTTGCCAGCCGATCTGGGCTTCGCGCCGCAGGTGAGCGTCGCGCTGGGAGATCCGCCGCTGAGCGATCCACTGCCGCTCTACGCACCGCTGCGCCAACCGCTTCCCAACAGTCCCCTGTATGGCCAGCACCTGCTCGATCAGTGCCGCCGCCTGGTGCTGGGGCAGGCGCAGCTCACCGTGGTGCTGCTCGACGACGCGACGCTGAGGCGCCGGCTGGCCAGCGGCCTGGCGGCCGAGTTCGGCCGACGGGTCGATGAGGAGAGCACCGCACCGGAGGAGAACGGCGTGATCTGCTGCCGCTGGAGCTGGTGGCTGGAGCATCAGGAGCGCCTCCCCCATCCGGGACAGGTCGTGGTGGCGCTGCTGCCGATCGCCAGCCTTGAGGATCCTCTGACGGCGGCCCGGGTGGCGGCCTTGCGTCAGGAGGGACGCGACTGGTTCCGGGAGCTGCTGCTGCCGGAGGCGCTCAATCGATTGCAACGGGGTCTGGCCGGGCTGAGGCGCCAAGGCGGCCGGCTGGCGGTACTGGACGGTCGCCTGCGGGGACGCAGCTGGGGCCGGCTGGTGGGGGCAGCCCTTGAACCCTGGGTGGAGTTGCCGCGGCTGCTGCCGGGCTGA